In Candidatus Syntrophosphaera sp., the sequence AGTGCTTGATCATCTCTTTGGCCCGGTCCTGCGGGATCCCCAGCTCGCGGGCCAGCTTCTTCTGCCCCATCCCGTAGAGAAGGCCGAAATTGATCACCTTGGCGCGCCGGCGTTCCTCGCTGCTCACCTCTTCGAGGGGCTTGCCGGTGATGATGGCCGCGGTCTGGCGATGGATGTCCAGGTCCTTCTGGAAAGCCTCCACCAATACTTCATCCTCGCTCATCAAAGCCAGCAGGCGCAGCTCGATCTGGGAATAATCGGCGGACATGATCGCCCAGGCGGGATCGGAGGCTATGAAGGCCTTGCGGATCGAGCGCCCCAGCTCCGTGCGGATGGGAATGTTTTGCAGGTTGGGATTGGAGGAGGAGAGCCTGCCGGTTGAGGCGACGGTCTGGTTGAAGGAGGAGTGGACGCGCCCGGTGTCGGGATTGATCAGCTTGGGCAGGGCGCTTACGTAGGTGGATTCCAGCTTGCTGAGCATGCGGAATTGGATCAGCTTGTCCGCGATCTCGTAATCCCCGGCCAGTTCCTCCAACACTGTGGTATCAGTGGAATAGCCGGTCTTGGTCTTTTTCCCCGCGGGCAGCTTTTTCTCCTCAAAGAGCAGTTTGGCCAGTTGCTGCGTGGAATTGAGGTTGAACTGGTAGCCAGCGTAGGCGTAGATCTCCTCGCTGAGGCTTTTCAGCTCCAGATTGATGTTGCGGGATATCTCCTGGAGCATCGGAATGTCCAGGCTCACGCCGTTTTCCTCCATCCTCTGCAGCACTGGGATGAGCGGGATCTCGATCTGGTCGAAAAGCTGCGTCAGTCCGGTGTTCTCCAGCCTTTTCCGGTAGATCGGATAGAGCTGAAACACCGCCCAGGCGTCCTCGGCTGAATATTCGCAGGCCGCGTTCACGTCCACCAAGTCGAAGCTGGTTTTTTGCTTTTTATCCAGCAGGCTGGAAATGGGGATCATCATATGGTTGAGTTCCGCCGCCGCGCAGGCATCCAGGGAATACTGGTTGGTGCCGGGATCGAGGATGTAGGCGGCCAGCATGGTGTCCCAGATCGGGTTTTCCAGAGGCCAGCCATGCCGGTGGAGCACGATCAGGTCGTATTTGAGGTTGTGCCCCAGGACCAGCTTGCCTTTCAGGGCCTGCCGCAAGGACCGCAATGTGCTTTCCAGGGGCAGGTTTTCGTGCATCTGATGCCCCAAAGGCAGATACCAGGCCTCATCTTCTTTCACGCAGAGTGAGATCCCCACCAACACTGCCCGCGTGGGATCCAGCGAGTCGGTCTCCGTATCCAGGCTGACGTTTTCCGCTTTGCCCAGTTCTTCCAGCAGCCGGGGCAAATTCTCCCTGTCCCCCAGCAGGGGTGTGAATTCCAGGTCACGTGGCTTTGCCTGGGTTTCCTGGCTTTCCTGGCTGAAAATATCGCCCTGCACCAGTTCCTGGTTTTCCTCAGCCCGGGAAGCCGCGGCCGGAACGCCATAGCGGTTCTCGATCCGGCGCTTGAGTGATTGAAGCTCGAATTGGGCCAAAAAATTCCCCGCCCGGGCCAATTGGCCGGGATCAAACTTGAGTTTGTCGGGCGCGGGCAACTCAATGGGGACATCCCGCACGATCTGGGCCAACTCCTTGGAAAGAAAGGCGTTGTCTCGGTTTTCGGCCAGCTTCTTGCGATATTTATCAGGAACCTCGTCCAGCCTGGCATAGATCTCCTCCAGGCTGCCAAACTCCTTCAGCAGCGGCTCCGCGGCCTTGGGCCCGATGCCCCGCACCCCTGGGATGTTGTCGCTGGAATCACCCACCAGGGCCAGGTAATCCACAAACTGCTCAGGATGGATCCCGTATTTGGCGTACACGGCATCCCGGTCCAGGGTCAGGTCCTTGGCGGGATCGAACATCACGGCCCGTTCCTCCACCAGTTGTGAGTAATCCTTGTCCGAGGTCACGTAGACGATGTCGTAGTCCCCTTTGAAATGCTCGCCCAGGGTGGCCAGAACGTCATCGGCCTCATAGCCGTCCAAAGATATCTCCGGCAGGCCCACCAACCGGAAGAAATCCTGCACCGGCTGGACCTGCGAGACCAGGTCATCCGGCATGGGTGGCCGGTTTGCCTTGTATTCCTCGCTGATCCCGTGGCGGAAGGTGGGGGCCTTGCGGTCAAAACTGATCAGGATGTTCTCCGCCTGCTTGAGCTCCAGGATGTGCAAAAAGGAATTGATCACGCCGTAGACTGCGCTGGTGTGCTGGCCCTGGGAATTGACCAGGGGGTTCTTGATGAAGGCGTAGTATGAGCGGTATAGAAGTGCCGTGCCGTCGATCAGGTATAGGGTTTTGCGCATGGTTGGACTCCTGCCTGAATAGTGAATGGCAGGGTAATTTGCGGGGGGATAGTTGTCAATGTATTTCGGCTCTCCGGGCGGGGGGAGTTTCCCCCGCCGCGGTCAGCCGCTCATGATCTGCACGGCCCTGGCCTTGTCCGCGCTGAAGGTGAAGGCGTCCAGGATCA encodes:
- the polA gene encoding DNA polymerase I, with amino-acid sequence MRKTLYLIDGTALLYRSYYAFIKNPLVNSQGQHTSAVYGVINSFLHILELKQAENILISFDRKAPTFRHGISEEYKANRPPMPDDLVSQVQPVQDFFRLVGLPEISLDGYEADDVLATLGEHFKGDYDIVYVTSDKDYSQLVEERAVMFDPAKDLTLDRDAVYAKYGIHPEQFVDYLALVGDSSDNIPGVRGIGPKAAEPLLKEFGSLEEIYARLDEVPDKYRKKLAENRDNAFLSKELAQIVRDVPIELPAPDKLKFDPGQLARAGNFLAQFELQSLKRRIENRYGVPAAASRAEENQELVQGDIFSQESQETQAKPRDLEFTPLLGDRENLPRLLEELGKAENVSLDTETDSLDPTRAVLVGISLCVKEDEAWYLPLGHQMHENLPLESTLRSLRQALKGKLVLGHNLKYDLIVLHRHGWPLENPIWDTMLAAYILDPGTNQYSLDACAAAELNHMMIPISSLLDKKQKTSFDLVDVNAACEYSAEDAWAVFQLYPIYRKRLENTGLTQLFDQIEIPLIPVLQRMEENGVSLDIPMLQEISRNINLELKSLSEEIYAYAGYQFNLNSTQQLAKLLFEEKKLPAGKKTKTGYSTDTTVLEELAGDYEIADKLIQFRMLSKLESTYVSALPKLINPDTGRVHSSFNQTVASTGRLSSSNPNLQNIPIRTELGRSIRKAFIASDPAWAIMSADYSQIELRLLALMSEDEVLVEAFQKDLDIHRQTAAIITGKPLEEVSSEERRRAKVINFGLLYGMGQKKLARELGIPQDRAKEMIKHYFERFPSIGAYIANSKAEAKLNRYCQTIFGRKLYLRNINSANQGLRAEAERVAVNMPIQGSAADLIKIAMIDIHSQFTDNPSVRMVLQVHDELVFEVKREFLPEAEKIVRAAMENALPEQYRKIVTLRTDISHGKSWFEAH